Genomic segment of Pseudomonas iranensis:
TCACTGAACTGGCGGTTCAGCACGCAACTGCCGAACAGATCGCCGAACTGCGGCAGATGGTCAACGACGAGCGCGACAGCTTCTCCCGTGGCGATCGCGGCGCTGGTATCCGGCTGTCGGGCGAATTCCACTTGAAACTTGCCGAAGCGGCGATGAACGCACCGTTGATCAGCTTCCAGCGCAGCCTGGTGTCGCAGACCTCGCTGATCATCGCGCAGTACGAAAGCGGCAACCGCTCGCATTGTTCGTACGACGAACACACGCAGCTGATCGATGCCATCGAAAAGCGCGACGGCGAACTGGCGGTGAACCTGATGATGCATCACATGGATCACATCGACAGCAAGCTAAACCTCGACGAGGAAGGCGCGTCGGATGATCTGCATGCGGTGTTCTCGCATTTGTTGCAGACCAAGAAGCCGGGGCGTCCAGCGGCCAAGCTATAAGCTGAAACCGAGTCGCGGCTTTCGCGAGCAGGCTCGCTCCCACAGGGGAATGCATTTCAAAGGTGGGAGCGAGCCTGCTCGCGAAGACAACCTGACCGGCAACAAAAATCCCCCGGGGTAAACACCACCGGGGATGATCGTTCCCACGCTCCGCGTGGGAATGTCTCTAGGGACGCTCCGCGTCCAGTGACGCGGAGCGTCACGGGCTGCATTCCCACGCAGAGCGTGGGAACGATCAGTGCGAAGAGGTTAGCGCTGATGCACCAGCGCCCCCGCAGCGTAAGTCTGCTGCACCGTGCGGTCATCCCCCAGGGTCATCAGCACAAACAACGTCTCGGCGATGTTATTCGACTGTTTCAAGCGATAGCTCAGCAGCGGCGTGGCGTTGTAATCCAGCACCAGGAAGTCGGCATCCGAACCCGGTTGCAGGTTACCGATCTTGTCTTCCAGACGCAGCGCCCGCGCACCCCCGAGGGTCGCCAGATACAACGATTTGAACGGACTCAGGCGCGCGCCCTGCAGTTGCATGACCTTGTAGGCTTCGTTGAGGGTTTGCAGCAGGGAGAAACTGGTGCCGCCGCCGACGTCGGTGCCGAGGCCGACATTGAGCTTGTGTTTCTCGGCCATCGGCAGGTTGAACAGGCCGCTGCCGAGGAACAGGTTCGAGGTCGGGCAGAACGAGATCGCCGAGCCGGTTTCCGCCAGGCGCGCGCATTCTTCGTCACACAGGTGCACGCCGTGGGCGAATACCGAGCGTTCGCCGAGCAATTGGTAGTGATCGTAGACGTCGAGGTAGCCCTTGCGCTCCGGGAACAGCTCCTTGACCCACTCGATCTCCTTGAGGTTCTCGCTGATGTGGGTCTGCATGTACAGATCCGGATATTCCGTCAGCAATTGCCCGGCCAGGGTCAGTTGTTCCGGAGTGCTGGTCGGCGCAAAACGCGGCGTCACCGCATAGTGCAAGCGACCCTTGCCGTGCCAGCGCTCGATCAGCGCCTTGCTGTCGACGTAGCTGGATTCGGCGGTATCGACCAGATAATCCGGGGCATTGCGGTCCATCATCACCTTGCCGGCGATCATGCGCAGATCAAGCTTCTCGGCGGCCTCGAAAAACGAATTCACCGATTGCGGATGCACGCTGCCGAACACCAGCGCCGTGGTGGTGCCGTTGCGCAGCAGTTCCTTGATGAAAATATCGGCCACTTCGTCGGCGTGAGCCTTATCACCAAACTGGCTTTCGCAGGGAAAGGTGTAGGTGTTCAGCCAGTCGAGCAATTGCTCGCCGTAGGAGCCGACCATGCCGGTCTGCGGCAGGTGAATGTGTGTGTCGATAAAGCCCGGTGTGATCAGCGCATCCTGATAATGGTTGATCTCGATATCTGCCGGCAGGGTTGGCAGCAGTTCGCTGGCGTGGCCGAGGGCGCTGATCTTGCCATCGTCGATCACCAGCAGGCCGTCCTCGAAATATTCATAGGAGGCTTCGATACCGACTTCGGCAGGGTCGGCGATGCTGTGCAGGATGGCGGCGCGGTAGGCTTTGCGAGTCAGAGGCATGAGGGTTCTCTAATCAGTTTGAGGCTTTGAGTTTGGCGGCCTGACTGCGGCGCGAGGCGGGCAGCAGTCGGGCAATCGGTTCGGCGCGGGCGCTGTGCTGGCCGAAATTGGCGTTGTAAGTGGCGATGATTTCGCCGGCGATGGAGATGGCGATTTCCACAGGCAATTTGCCTTTGACTTCGCCGATGCCCATCGGGCAGCGCATGCGCTGCACCACGCTCGGGTCGAAACCACGATCGCGCAGGCGGTGTTCGAATTTGGCACGTTTGGTTTTCGAGCCGATCAGGCCGAACCAGGTAAAATCGTTGCGCTTGAGAATCGCCGCGGTCAGCTCCAGATCGAGCTGATGGTTGTGGGTCATGACGATGCAGTAACTGCCGGCAGGCAGATCATCGACTTCGTCCACTGGCTCTTCGCTGACGATTTTACGCACGCCGTGGGGGATGTGTTCAGGGAACTCGGCCTCGCGCGAATCGATCCAGCGCACCCGGCAGGGCAGGCTGGCCAGCAGCGGCACGAGGGCGCGACCGACATGCCCAGCACCGAATACGGCAATCTGTGCTTGCACCTGGCCCATGGGTTCGAACAGCAACACCGTGGCGCCACCGCAGCACTGGCCGAGGCTGGCACCGAGGCTGAAGCGCTCCAGATGGGTGTCCTGCTTGCCGCTGGCGAGCATCTCGCGGGCGATCTGCATGGCTTTGAATTCCAGATGCCCACCACCGATGGTGTCGAACATCCGGTCGGCACTGACGACCATTTTCGAGCCGGCGTTGCGTGGCGTCGAACCGAGTTCTTCGATGATCGTCACCAGCACACAGGGCTCGCCCTGATTCTGCAGGTCGGCGAGGGCGTCGATCCAGTTGTACATGTTCACCTCGACATCTTCGTTGTCTGTGCCGGCCTCTTCGCGAGCAGGCTCGCTCCCACATTGGCAATGCATTCCAAATGTGGGAGCGAGCCTGCTCGCGAATGGCCGCGCCTCGGTCCTAGAGCGGAGCCAGCTCGGTTTCAGCTTCGACAGCTTTCACCGCTTTGAGCTGGCGCATCTGCTCGCAGCCCCACAACACCCGCTCCGGCGTGGCCGGCGCATCGATCTTCGGCTGATGCTGATAATCACCGAGGCTCGCCACCGCGTCCTTGATTGCGCACCACGCGGCGATCCCGAGCATGAACGGCGGTTCACCGACAGCTTTGGAATGGAACACCGTGTCTTCCGGGTTCTTGCGGTTTTCCACCAGCTTCACCCGCAGATCCAGCGGCATGTCCGCCACCGCCGGGATCTTGTAGCTGGCCGGGCCGTTGGTCATCAGCTTGCCCTTGTTGTTCCAGACCAGCTCTTCCATGGTCAGCCAGCCCATGCCCTGGACGAAACCGCCCTCGACCTGACCGATGTCGATCGACGGGTTCAGCGAGGCGCCGACGTCATGCAGGATGTCGGTGCGCAGCATCTTGTACTCGCCGGTCAGGGTATCGACGATCACTTCGCAGCAGGCTGCGCCGAAAGCGAAGTAATAGAACGGACGCCCACGGGCCTGACTGCGGTCGTAGTAGATTTTCGGGGTCTTGTAGAAACCGGTGCTCGACAGCGAGACCTGATTGAAATACGCCTGCTGGATCAGCGCTTCGAAGGTCAGGATCTGCTCGCGCACACGCACGTGGCCGTTGCGGAACTCGACGTCTTCTTCGCTGACCTTGTAGTGCCGCGCGGCGAATTCGACCAGGCGTTGCTTGATGGTCTGTGCTGCGTTCTGCGCGGCTTTGCCGTTCAGGTCGGCGCCGCTGGAAGCAGCGGTCGGAGAGGTGTTCGGCACTTTGTCGGTGTTGGTCGCAGTGATCTGCACACGATCGATTTCGACCTGGAACACTTCCGCCACGACCTGGGCGACTTTGGTATTCAGGCCCTGACCCATTTCCGTGCCGCCGTGGTTCAGGTGGATGCTGCCATCGGTGTAGATGTGGATCAGCGCACCGGCCTGATTGAGGAAACTGGCGGTGAAGGAAATGCCGAATTTCACCGGGGTCAGCGCCAGGCCTTTTTTCAGGATCGGGCTGTTGGCGTTGTAGCGACGGATCGCTTCGCGGCGCTCGGCGTACTGGCTGCTTTCTTCCAGTTCGGCGGTCATCTCTTCGAGCATGTTGTGCTCGACGGTCTGGTAGTAGTGGGTGACGTTGCGCTCGGTCTTGCCGTAGTAGTTGGCCTTGCGCACCGCCAGCGGGTCGAGCTTCAGGTGCCGGGCAATCGCGTCCATCACTTCCTCGATGGCGACCATGCCTTGCGGGCCGCCGAAGCCGCGATAAGCAGTGTTCGAGGCGGTGTTGGTCTTGCAACGGTGACCGTTGATGGTGGCATCGCCGAGATAGTAGGAGTTGTCCGAGTGGAACATCGCCCGGTCAACGATCGAAGCAGACAAGTCCGGCGAGCAGCCGCAGTTGCCGGCCAGCTCCATGTTGATCCCGTGCAGACGGCCGCTGCTGTCG
This window contains:
- a CDS encoding GntR family transcriptional regulator; the encoded protein is MNEQLQPLKKQPRAGKAGRSGTQDDIVYAHIFEAILEQRLAPGTKLSEEALGEIFGVSRTIIRRALSRLAHEGVVLLRPNRGAVVASPSVEEARQVFLARRLVERAITELAVQHATAEQIAELRQMVNDERDSFSRGDRGAGIRLSGEFHLKLAEAAMNAPLISFQRSLVSQTSLIIAQYESGNRSHCSYDEHTQLIDAIEKRDGELAVNLMMHHMDHIDSKLNLDEEGASDDLHAVFSHLLQTKKPGRPAAKL
- the guaD gene encoding guanine deaminase; the protein is MPLTRKAYRAAILHSIADPAEVGIEASYEYFEDGLLVIDDGKISALGHASELLPTLPADIEINHYQDALITPGFIDTHIHLPQTGMVGSYGEQLLDWLNTYTFPCESQFGDKAHADEVADIFIKELLRNGTTTALVFGSVHPQSVNSFFEAAEKLDLRMIAGKVMMDRNAPDYLVDTAESSYVDSKALIERWHGKGRLHYAVTPRFAPTSTPEQLTLAGQLLTEYPDLYMQTHISENLKEIEWVKELFPERKGYLDVYDHYQLLGERSVFAHGVHLCDEECARLAETGSAISFCPTSNLFLGSGLFNLPMAEKHKLNVGLGTDVGGGTSFSLLQTLNEAYKVMQLQGARLSPFKSLYLATLGGARALRLEDKIGNLQPGSDADFLVLDYNATPLLSYRLKQSNNIAETLFVLMTLGDDRTVQQTYAAGALVHQR
- the xdhC gene encoding xanthine dehydrogenase accessory protein XdhC — its product is MYNWIDALADLQNQGEPCVLVTIIEELGSTPRNAGSKMVVSADRMFDTIGGGHLEFKAMQIAREMLASGKQDTHLERFSLGASLGQCCGGATVLLFEPMGQVQAQIAVFGAGHVGRALVPLLASLPCRVRWIDSREAEFPEHIPHGVRKIVSEEPVDEVDDLPAGSYCIVMTHNHQLDLELTAAILKRNDFTWFGLIGSKTKRAKFEHRLRDRGFDPSVVQRMRCPMGIGEVKGKLPVEIAISIAGEIIATYNANFGQHSARAEPIARLLPASRRSQAAKLKASN
- the xdhB gene encoding xanthine dehydrogenase molybdopterin binding subunit gives rise to the protein MSNHHAVEKTQAELAELFAKNLTTGVGRSVKHDSAAKHVSGEAQYIDDRLEFPNQLHLYARLSDRAHAKILSIDTSPCYAFEGVRIVITHEDVPGLKDIGPLMPGDPLLAIDDVQFVGQPVLAVAAKDLETARKAAMAAIIEYEDLEPVLDVVEALRKRHFVLDSHTHQRGDSASALATAEYRIQGTLHIGGQEHFYLETQISSVMPTEDGGMIVYCSTQNPTEVQKLVAEVLDVSMNKIVVDMRRMGGGFGGKETQAASPACLCAVVAHLTGQPTKMRLPRVEDMLMTGKRHPFYVEYDVGFDSSGRLHGINMELAGNCGCSPDLSASIVDRAMFHSDNSYYLGDATINGHRCKTNTASNTAYRGFGGPQGMVAIEEVMDAIARHLKLDPLAVRKANYYGKTERNVTHYYQTVEHNMLEEMTAELEESSQYAERREAIRRYNANSPILKKGLALTPVKFGISFTASFLNQAGALIHIYTDGSIHLNHGGTEMGQGLNTKVAQVVAEVFQVEIDRVQITATNTDKVPNTSPTAASSGADLNGKAAQNAAQTIKQRLVEFAARHYKVSEEDVEFRNGHVRVREQILTFEALIQQAYFNQVSLSSTGFYKTPKIYYDRSQARGRPFYYFAFGAACCEVIVDTLTGEYKMLRTDILHDVGASLNPSIDIGQVEGGFVQGMGWLTMEELVWNNKGKLMTNGPASYKIPAVADMPLDLRVKLVENRKNPEDTVFHSKAVGEPPFMLGIAAWCAIKDAVASLGDYQHQPKIDAPATPERVLWGCEQMRQLKAVKAVEAETELAPL